One window from the genome of Anguilla rostrata isolate EN2019 chromosome 5, ASM1855537v3, whole genome shotgun sequence encodes:
- the LOC135255266 gene encoding cysteine and glycine-rich protein 3-like: protein MPNWGGGAKCAACERTVYHAEEIQCNGRSFHKPCFICMACRKGLDSTTVAAHESEIYCKTCYGKKYGPKGYGYGQGAGALSSDPPSENMDIQPQQPKPQGPSTTSNPSKFAQKFGGCDHCSRCSKAVYAAEKIIGAGKTWHKMCFRCALCGKSLESTTVTDKDGEIYCKVCYAKNFGPKGRGLGNPGMMEEKE, encoded by the exons ATGCCAAACTGGGGGGGAGGAGCTAAGTGCGCTGCCTGTGAGAGGACTGTGTACCATGCGGAGGAGATCCAGTGCAATGGCAGGAGCTTCCACAAACCCTGCTTCATCTGCA TGGCCTGCAGGAAAGGCCTGGACAGCACGACGGTGGCAGCACATGAATCAGAAATCTACTGCAAAACCTGTTATGGGAAGAAATATGGCCCCAAAGGTTATGGGTATGGGCAGGGGGCTGGGGCTCTGAGCTCTGACCCCCCATCAGAAAACATGGACATCCAACCACAACA GCCCAAACCTCAAGGGCCATCGACAACTTCCAATCCCAGCAAGTTTGCTCAGAAGTTTGGGGGGTGTGATCACTGCTCCCGGTGTTCAAAGGCAGTCTATGCAGCAGAGAAGATCATAGGGGCAGGAAAG ACCTGGCACAAGATGTGCTTCCGGTGTGCCCTGTGTGGCAAAAGTCTGGAGTCTACGACCGTGACAGACAAGGATGGGGAGATTTACTGTAAAG TTTGTTATGCCAAAAACTTTGGCCCGAAGGGAAGGGGTCTGGGGAATCCGGGAATGAtggaagagaaagagtga
- the e2f8 gene encoding transcription factor E2F8 isoform X2, whose translation MRKMSSVLLDLQNLNQKTQISSICDWGSENEKGDAFTEPYALTKTPGKQPLSHTLSTESTYKMGSLTTPTKGKDSPVCEPWTPTSNLKILLSAASPEIRNRAKELCVDKPEIMGPGNCSQEPAFGDESEKLQISRKEKSLGLLCHKFLARYPDFPNPVLSNNICLDDVAGELNVERRRIYDIMNVLESLHMVSRLAKNRYTWHGRANLPQTLAMLKKVGQEQRYSEQMQHIKQKTFERECDFDGEEKENEDVQSLPDRENEWGQREMFFVELPGVEFRAASVNSRKDKSLRVMSQKFVMLFLVSAPRVVSLEVAAKILIGEDQVVDLDKSKYKTKIRRLYDIANVLSSLQLIKKVHVTEERGRKPAFKWTGPEDFPSIKEPSSSMSGGAGALESKMSLENCTKNLFPSSGAKRGFTRHPSLIKLAKSIQEDRRKINSAPTSPIKVHPSDSSDADPYPSKMAQLAAICKLQLDEQSKKRENKNPPAVKTEGRKTRENTGAAESVLTIEANDDNTVQVQFPFQPAQALPCIPVLLPQHAMGGSYAVYMQPSSVKPHPSGLAVRSMTFEEKGGESPSSSAKESSMLERSGEKNLAAGETQAANRQLQIPDSTHSPTSPASAFKRPCTDLPENSPSKALKTQNISEGSSADPIKLGEMLRARLKARRGVVPNRPSPRALHLDPEFINTPESAEVGRLDRSVEKFLEKEEVLSPSDREAGLTPLRAVPLQEITVLPSNLHTETLIPTGYLIPISQQSLIRFRDSQCPKGESVYASAPNHNVHHTPTAGSVPVGAQEFTPTRFPIQRAPSVSISPMATLGQPNPSPLPGQRVHSPSPSIINFTLQNLGLIPAGSPGSAPAAHRQASPVPTQLGFQQGGVIFVKPLSPMPLQHPSPGQPLALLSLQQPLMATPKGTQPIQQSFFHTPGSTLSPLATVVSAASQATCKTVYIPQRKLEISTEDTLRQEPVLLNDLYQ comes from the exons AT gAGGAAAATGTCAAGTGTTCTGCTGGATTTGCAAAACTTGAACCAGAAAACCCAAATCAGCTCTATTTGTGACTGgggttcagaaaatgaaaag GGAGATGCATTCACTGAGCCATATGCACTGACAAAAACACCAGGaaagcagcctctctctcacacattatCAACCGAGTCAACATACAAAATGGGGTCTCTGACAACACCCACAAAAGGGAAAGATAGTCCTGTTTGTGAACCCTGGACCCCAACCTCTAACCTGAAGATCCTGCTCAGTGCAGCAAGTCCAGAGATCAGGAACAGAGCAAAGGAGCTGTGTGTCGACAAACCTGAAATTATGGGGCCCGGCAACTGTTCTCAG GAGCCTGCGTTTGGGGATGAATCGGAGAAACTGCAAATAAGCCGGAAAGAGAAGAGCCTGGGATTACTCTGTCATAAATTTCTTGCACGATATCCAGATTTTCCCAACCCTGTCCTCAGCAACAATATTTGCCTTGATGATGTGGCTGGGGAGCTTA ATGTGGAGAGGAGGCGCATCTACGACATCATGAATGTGCTGGAGAGCCTGCACATGGTCAGCAGGCTGGCGAAGAACCGCTACACGTGGCATGGTCGGGCCAACCTGCCGCAGACGCTGGCCATGCTGAAGAAGGTGGGGCAGGAACAGAGGTACAGCGAGCAGATGCAGCACATCAAGCAGAAGACTTTTGAGCGGGAGTGTGACTTCGatggggaggagaaggagaacgAGGACGTGCAGAGTCTGCCTGACAGGGAAAACGAATGGGGACAGAGGGAAATGTTCTTTGTGGAGCTCCCGGGTGTGGAGTTCAGAGCGG ccTCGGTCAACAGCCGCAAGGATAAGTCGTTGAGAGTAATGAGCCAGAAGTTTGTTATGTTGTTCCTCGTCTCCGCCCCTCGGGTGGTCAGTCTTGAAGTTGCCGCAAAAATCCTCATCGGCGAAGACCAGGTTGTAGACCTGGATAAGAGCAAGTATAAAA CCAAGATCCGCAGGCTGTATGACATCGCAAATGTACTGAGCAGCCTCCAGCTAATCAAGAAAGTTCATGTCACGGAGGAAAGGGGTAGGAAGCCTGCTTTTAAGTGGACAGGTCCCGAGGACTTCCCAAGCATCAAAG AGCCTTCTAGTTCAATGTCTGGTGGAGCAGGCGCTTTGGAGTCCAAGATGTCCTTAgaaaactgtacaaaaaacctttttccctCGTCTGGAGCAAAGCGCGGTTTCACTCGACACCCTTCGCTGATCAAGCTAGCAAAAAGCATTCAGGAAGACCGCAGGAAAATCAACTCTGCCCCCACCAGCCCCATTAAAGTACATCCAA GTGACTCATCAGATGCAGACCCTTATCCAAGCAAAATGGCTCAATTGGCAGCCATCTGCAAACTACAGTTGGATGAACAATCAAA gaaaagggaaaataaaaatcctcCAGCAGTAAAAACAGAGGGGAGGAAAACAAGGGAAAATACTGGAGCAGCTGAATCGGTATTAACTATTGAAGCAAATGATGACAATACTGTTCAAGTGCAGTTCCCATTTCAGCCTGCACAGGCGTTGCCATGCATACCTGTGTTGCTACCCCAACACGCTATGGGCGGGTCCTATGCTGTGTATATGCAACCGTCCTCTGTCAAGCCACATCCATCCGGCTTGGCTGTGCGGTCCATGACGTTTGAAGAAAAGGGGGGTGAAAGTCCGAGCAGTTCCGCAAAGGAGAGCAGCATGCTAGAGAGATCTGGTGAAAAAAATTTGGCCGCTGGTGAGACGCAGGCAGCGAATCGGCAGCTTCAAATACCTGactccacccactcacccacaagCCCAGCCTCCGCTTTCAAAAGGCCCTGCACTGACCTTCCTGAGAACAGTCCATCCAAAGCATTGAAgacacaaaatatttcagag GGCTCTTCCGCTGATCCGATCAAGCTGGGCGAGATGCTGCGAGCCCGACTAAAGGCACGCAGGGGCGTGGTCCCaaaccgcccctccccccgagcCCTGCACCTGGACCCCGAGTTCATCAACACGCCCGAGAGCGCGGAGGTGGGGAGGCTGGACCGGAGCGTGGAGAAGTTTCTGGAGAAAGAGGAGGTGCTTTCTCCCTCCGACCGCGAAGCAGGCCTTACCCCCCTCCGAGCGGTCCCTCTGCAAGAAATCACTGTGCTTCCCAGCAACCTGCACACTGAG ACCCTGATACCAACAGGCTATCTGATTCCCATCTCCCAGCAGTCCCTCATCCGCTTCAGGGACTCTCAGTGCCCTAAAGGGGAGAGTGTGTATGCTTCTGCCCCCAACCACAATGTGCACCATACCCCCACAGCAG GATCTGTGCCAGTGGGCGCTCAGGAATTCACCCCTACTAGATTCCCCATCCAGCGGGCTCCCTCGGTGTCCATCTCCCCGATGGCGACTCTGGGCCAGCCGAACCCCTCGCCGCTGCCCGGCCAGCGTGTGCACAGCCCCAGCCCGTCCATCATCAACTTCACCCTGCAGAACCTGGGCTTGATCCCTGCGGGCAGCCCGGGCAGCGCCCCTGCTGCCCACAGGCAGGCCAGCCCCGTGCCAACCCAGCTAGGCTTCCAGCAGGGAGGAGTGATCTTTGTCAAGCCCTTGTCCCCCATGCCCCTCCAGCACCCTTCGCCCGGGCAACCCCTGGCACTCCTCAGTTTACAGCAG CCTCTTATGGCCACACCCAAAGGGACCCAGCCCATCCAGCAGAGCTTCTTCCACACCCCGGGCTCTACGCTCTCCCCGCTGGCTACCGTGGTGTCCGCCGCCAGCCAAGCCACCTGCAAGACAGTTTACATCCCTCAGAGGAAACTTGAAATCAGCACTGAAGACACCTTGAGACAAGAGCCCGTGCTACTAAACGACCTGTATCAGTGA
- the e2f8 gene encoding transcription factor E2F8 isoform X3, producing the protein MSSVLLDLQNLNQKTQISSICDWGSENEKGDAFTEPYALTKTPGKQPLSHTLSTESTYKMGSLTTPTKGKDSPVCEPWTPTSNLKILLSAASPEIRNRAKELCVDKPEIMGPGNCSQEPAFGDESEKLQISRKEKSLGLLCHKFLARYPDFPNPVLSNNICLDDVAGELNVERRRIYDIMNVLESLHMVSRLAKNRYTWHGRANLPQTLAMLKKVGQEQRYSEQMQHIKQKTFERECDFDGEEKENEDVQSLPDRENEWGQREMFFVELPGVEFRAASVNSRKDKSLRVMSQKFVMLFLVSAPRVVSLEVAAKILIGEDQVVDLDKSKYKTKIRRLYDIANVLSSLQLIKKVHVTEERGRKPAFKWTGPEDFPSIKEPSSSMSGGAGALESKMSLENCTKNLFPSSGAKRGFTRHPSLIKLAKSIQEDRRKINSAPTSPIKVHPSDSSDADPYPSKMAQLAAICKLQLDEQSKKRENKNPPAVKTEGRKTRENTGAAESVLTIEANDDNTVQVQFPFQPAQALPCIPVLLPQHAMGGSYAVYMQPSSVKPHPSGLAVRSMTFEEKGGESPSSSAKESSMLERSGEKNLAAGETQAANRQLQIPDSTHSPTSPASAFKRPCTDLPENSPSKALKTQNISEQGSSADPIKLGEMLRARLKARRGVVPNRPSPRALHLDPEFINTPESAEVGRLDRSVEKFLEKEEVLSPSDREAGLTPLRAVPLQEITVLPSNLHTETLIPTGYLIPISQQSLIRFRDSQCPKGESVYASAPNHNVHHTPTAGSVPVGAQEFTPTRFPIQRAPSVSISPMATLGQPNPSPLPGQRVHSPSPSIINFTLQNLGLIPAGSPGSAPAAHRQASPVPTQLGFQQGGVIFVKPLSPMPLQHPSPGQPLALLSLQQPLMATPKGTQPIQQSFFHTPGSTLSPLATVVSAASQATCKTVYIPQRKLEISTEDTLRQEPVLLNDLYQ; encoded by the exons ATGTCAAGTGTTCTGCTGGATTTGCAAAACTTGAACCAGAAAACCCAAATCAGCTCTATTTGTGACTGgggttcagaaaatgaaaag GGAGATGCATTCACTGAGCCATATGCACTGACAAAAACACCAGGaaagcagcctctctctcacacattatCAACCGAGTCAACATACAAAATGGGGTCTCTGACAACACCCACAAAAGGGAAAGATAGTCCTGTTTGTGAACCCTGGACCCCAACCTCTAACCTGAAGATCCTGCTCAGTGCAGCAAGTCCAGAGATCAGGAACAGAGCAAAGGAGCTGTGTGTCGACAAACCTGAAATTATGGGGCCCGGCAACTGTTCTCAG GAGCCTGCGTTTGGGGATGAATCGGAGAAACTGCAAATAAGCCGGAAAGAGAAGAGCCTGGGATTACTCTGTCATAAATTTCTTGCACGATATCCAGATTTTCCCAACCCTGTCCTCAGCAACAATATTTGCCTTGATGATGTGGCTGGGGAGCTTA ATGTGGAGAGGAGGCGCATCTACGACATCATGAATGTGCTGGAGAGCCTGCACATGGTCAGCAGGCTGGCGAAGAACCGCTACACGTGGCATGGTCGGGCCAACCTGCCGCAGACGCTGGCCATGCTGAAGAAGGTGGGGCAGGAACAGAGGTACAGCGAGCAGATGCAGCACATCAAGCAGAAGACTTTTGAGCGGGAGTGTGACTTCGatggggaggagaaggagaacgAGGACGTGCAGAGTCTGCCTGACAGGGAAAACGAATGGGGACAGAGGGAAATGTTCTTTGTGGAGCTCCCGGGTGTGGAGTTCAGAGCGG ccTCGGTCAACAGCCGCAAGGATAAGTCGTTGAGAGTAATGAGCCAGAAGTTTGTTATGTTGTTCCTCGTCTCCGCCCCTCGGGTGGTCAGTCTTGAAGTTGCCGCAAAAATCCTCATCGGCGAAGACCAGGTTGTAGACCTGGATAAGAGCAAGTATAAAA CCAAGATCCGCAGGCTGTATGACATCGCAAATGTACTGAGCAGCCTCCAGCTAATCAAGAAAGTTCATGTCACGGAGGAAAGGGGTAGGAAGCCTGCTTTTAAGTGGACAGGTCCCGAGGACTTCCCAAGCATCAAAG AGCCTTCTAGTTCAATGTCTGGTGGAGCAGGCGCTTTGGAGTCCAAGATGTCCTTAgaaaactgtacaaaaaacctttttccctCGTCTGGAGCAAAGCGCGGTTTCACTCGACACCCTTCGCTGATCAAGCTAGCAAAAAGCATTCAGGAAGACCGCAGGAAAATCAACTCTGCCCCCACCAGCCCCATTAAAGTACATCCAA GTGACTCATCAGATGCAGACCCTTATCCAAGCAAAATGGCTCAATTGGCAGCCATCTGCAAACTACAGTTGGATGAACAATCAAA gaaaagggaaaataaaaatcctcCAGCAGTAAAAACAGAGGGGAGGAAAACAAGGGAAAATACTGGAGCAGCTGAATCGGTATTAACTATTGAAGCAAATGATGACAATACTGTTCAAGTGCAGTTCCCATTTCAGCCTGCACAGGCGTTGCCATGCATACCTGTGTTGCTACCCCAACACGCTATGGGCGGGTCCTATGCTGTGTATATGCAACCGTCCTCTGTCAAGCCACATCCATCCGGCTTGGCTGTGCGGTCCATGACGTTTGAAGAAAAGGGGGGTGAAAGTCCGAGCAGTTCCGCAAAGGAGAGCAGCATGCTAGAGAGATCTGGTGAAAAAAATTTGGCCGCTGGTGAGACGCAGGCAGCGAATCGGCAGCTTCAAATACCTGactccacccactcacccacaagCCCAGCCTCCGCTTTCAAAAGGCCCTGCACTGACCTTCCTGAGAACAGTCCATCCAAAGCATTGAAgacacaaaatatttcagag CAGGGCTCTTCCGCTGATCCGATCAAGCTGGGCGAGATGCTGCGAGCCCGACTAAAGGCACGCAGGGGCGTGGTCCCaaaccgcccctccccccgagcCCTGCACCTGGACCCCGAGTTCATCAACACGCCCGAGAGCGCGGAGGTGGGGAGGCTGGACCGGAGCGTGGAGAAGTTTCTGGAGAAAGAGGAGGTGCTTTCTCCCTCCGACCGCGAAGCAGGCCTTACCCCCCTCCGAGCGGTCCCTCTGCAAGAAATCACTGTGCTTCCCAGCAACCTGCACACTGAG ACCCTGATACCAACAGGCTATCTGATTCCCATCTCCCAGCAGTCCCTCATCCGCTTCAGGGACTCTCAGTGCCCTAAAGGGGAGAGTGTGTATGCTTCTGCCCCCAACCACAATGTGCACCATACCCCCACAGCAG GATCTGTGCCAGTGGGCGCTCAGGAATTCACCCCTACTAGATTCCCCATCCAGCGGGCTCCCTCGGTGTCCATCTCCCCGATGGCGACTCTGGGCCAGCCGAACCCCTCGCCGCTGCCCGGCCAGCGTGTGCACAGCCCCAGCCCGTCCATCATCAACTTCACCCTGCAGAACCTGGGCTTGATCCCTGCGGGCAGCCCGGGCAGCGCCCCTGCTGCCCACAGGCAGGCCAGCCCCGTGCCAACCCAGCTAGGCTTCCAGCAGGGAGGAGTGATCTTTGTCAAGCCCTTGTCCCCCATGCCCCTCCAGCACCCTTCGCCCGGGCAACCCCTGGCACTCCTCAGTTTACAGCAG CCTCTTATGGCCACACCCAAAGGGACCCAGCCCATCCAGCAGAGCTTCTTCCACACCCCGGGCTCTACGCTCTCCCCGCTGGCTACCGTGGTGTCCGCCGCCAGCCAAGCCACCTGCAAGACAGTTTACATCCCTCAGAGGAAACTTGAAATCAGCACTGAAGACACCTTGAGACAAGAGCCCGTGCTACTAAACGACCTGTATCAGTGA
- the e2f8 gene encoding transcription factor E2F8 isoform X1: MRKMSSVLLDLQNLNQKTQISSICDWGSENEKGDAFTEPYALTKTPGKQPLSHTLSTESTYKMGSLTTPTKGKDSPVCEPWTPTSNLKILLSAASPEIRNRAKELCVDKPEIMGPGNCSQEPAFGDESEKLQISRKEKSLGLLCHKFLARYPDFPNPVLSNNICLDDVAGELNVERRRIYDIMNVLESLHMVSRLAKNRYTWHGRANLPQTLAMLKKVGQEQRYSEQMQHIKQKTFERECDFDGEEKENEDVQSLPDRENEWGQREMFFVELPGVEFRAASVNSRKDKSLRVMSQKFVMLFLVSAPRVVSLEVAAKILIGEDQVVDLDKSKYKTKIRRLYDIANVLSSLQLIKKVHVTEERGRKPAFKWTGPEDFPSIKEPSSSMSGGAGALESKMSLENCTKNLFPSSGAKRGFTRHPSLIKLAKSIQEDRRKINSAPTSPIKVHPSDSSDADPYPSKMAQLAAICKLQLDEQSKKRENKNPPAVKTEGRKTRENTGAAESVLTIEANDDNTVQVQFPFQPAQALPCIPVLLPQHAMGGSYAVYMQPSSVKPHPSGLAVRSMTFEEKGGESPSSSAKESSMLERSGEKNLAAGETQAANRQLQIPDSTHSPTSPASAFKRPCTDLPENSPSKALKTQNISEQGSSADPIKLGEMLRARLKARRGVVPNRPSPRALHLDPEFINTPESAEVGRLDRSVEKFLEKEEVLSPSDREAGLTPLRAVPLQEITVLPSNLHTETLIPTGYLIPISQQSLIRFRDSQCPKGESVYASAPNHNVHHTPTAGSVPVGAQEFTPTRFPIQRAPSVSISPMATLGQPNPSPLPGQRVHSPSPSIINFTLQNLGLIPAGSPGSAPAAHRQASPVPTQLGFQQGGVIFVKPLSPMPLQHPSPGQPLALLSLQQPLMATPKGTQPIQQSFFHTPGSTLSPLATVVSAASQATCKTVYIPQRKLEISTEDTLRQEPVLLNDLYQ; encoded by the exons AT gAGGAAAATGTCAAGTGTTCTGCTGGATTTGCAAAACTTGAACCAGAAAACCCAAATCAGCTCTATTTGTGACTGgggttcagaaaatgaaaag GGAGATGCATTCACTGAGCCATATGCACTGACAAAAACACCAGGaaagcagcctctctctcacacattatCAACCGAGTCAACATACAAAATGGGGTCTCTGACAACACCCACAAAAGGGAAAGATAGTCCTGTTTGTGAACCCTGGACCCCAACCTCTAACCTGAAGATCCTGCTCAGTGCAGCAAGTCCAGAGATCAGGAACAGAGCAAAGGAGCTGTGTGTCGACAAACCTGAAATTATGGGGCCCGGCAACTGTTCTCAG GAGCCTGCGTTTGGGGATGAATCGGAGAAACTGCAAATAAGCCGGAAAGAGAAGAGCCTGGGATTACTCTGTCATAAATTTCTTGCACGATATCCAGATTTTCCCAACCCTGTCCTCAGCAACAATATTTGCCTTGATGATGTGGCTGGGGAGCTTA ATGTGGAGAGGAGGCGCATCTACGACATCATGAATGTGCTGGAGAGCCTGCACATGGTCAGCAGGCTGGCGAAGAACCGCTACACGTGGCATGGTCGGGCCAACCTGCCGCAGACGCTGGCCATGCTGAAGAAGGTGGGGCAGGAACAGAGGTACAGCGAGCAGATGCAGCACATCAAGCAGAAGACTTTTGAGCGGGAGTGTGACTTCGatggggaggagaaggagaacgAGGACGTGCAGAGTCTGCCTGACAGGGAAAACGAATGGGGACAGAGGGAAATGTTCTTTGTGGAGCTCCCGGGTGTGGAGTTCAGAGCGG ccTCGGTCAACAGCCGCAAGGATAAGTCGTTGAGAGTAATGAGCCAGAAGTTTGTTATGTTGTTCCTCGTCTCCGCCCCTCGGGTGGTCAGTCTTGAAGTTGCCGCAAAAATCCTCATCGGCGAAGACCAGGTTGTAGACCTGGATAAGAGCAAGTATAAAA CCAAGATCCGCAGGCTGTATGACATCGCAAATGTACTGAGCAGCCTCCAGCTAATCAAGAAAGTTCATGTCACGGAGGAAAGGGGTAGGAAGCCTGCTTTTAAGTGGACAGGTCCCGAGGACTTCCCAAGCATCAAAG AGCCTTCTAGTTCAATGTCTGGTGGAGCAGGCGCTTTGGAGTCCAAGATGTCCTTAgaaaactgtacaaaaaacctttttccctCGTCTGGAGCAAAGCGCGGTTTCACTCGACACCCTTCGCTGATCAAGCTAGCAAAAAGCATTCAGGAAGACCGCAGGAAAATCAACTCTGCCCCCACCAGCCCCATTAAAGTACATCCAA GTGACTCATCAGATGCAGACCCTTATCCAAGCAAAATGGCTCAATTGGCAGCCATCTGCAAACTACAGTTGGATGAACAATCAAA gaaaagggaaaataaaaatcctcCAGCAGTAAAAACAGAGGGGAGGAAAACAAGGGAAAATACTGGAGCAGCTGAATCGGTATTAACTATTGAAGCAAATGATGACAATACTGTTCAAGTGCAGTTCCCATTTCAGCCTGCACAGGCGTTGCCATGCATACCTGTGTTGCTACCCCAACACGCTATGGGCGGGTCCTATGCTGTGTATATGCAACCGTCCTCTGTCAAGCCACATCCATCCGGCTTGGCTGTGCGGTCCATGACGTTTGAAGAAAAGGGGGGTGAAAGTCCGAGCAGTTCCGCAAAGGAGAGCAGCATGCTAGAGAGATCTGGTGAAAAAAATTTGGCCGCTGGTGAGACGCAGGCAGCGAATCGGCAGCTTCAAATACCTGactccacccactcacccacaagCCCAGCCTCCGCTTTCAAAAGGCCCTGCACTGACCTTCCTGAGAACAGTCCATCCAAAGCATTGAAgacacaaaatatttcagag CAGGGCTCTTCCGCTGATCCGATCAAGCTGGGCGAGATGCTGCGAGCCCGACTAAAGGCACGCAGGGGCGTGGTCCCaaaccgcccctccccccgagcCCTGCACCTGGACCCCGAGTTCATCAACACGCCCGAGAGCGCGGAGGTGGGGAGGCTGGACCGGAGCGTGGAGAAGTTTCTGGAGAAAGAGGAGGTGCTTTCTCCCTCCGACCGCGAAGCAGGCCTTACCCCCCTCCGAGCGGTCCCTCTGCAAGAAATCACTGTGCTTCCCAGCAACCTGCACACTGAG ACCCTGATACCAACAGGCTATCTGATTCCCATCTCCCAGCAGTCCCTCATCCGCTTCAGGGACTCTCAGTGCCCTAAAGGGGAGAGTGTGTATGCTTCTGCCCCCAACCACAATGTGCACCATACCCCCACAGCAG GATCTGTGCCAGTGGGCGCTCAGGAATTCACCCCTACTAGATTCCCCATCCAGCGGGCTCCCTCGGTGTCCATCTCCCCGATGGCGACTCTGGGCCAGCCGAACCCCTCGCCGCTGCCCGGCCAGCGTGTGCACAGCCCCAGCCCGTCCATCATCAACTTCACCCTGCAGAACCTGGGCTTGATCCCTGCGGGCAGCCCGGGCAGCGCCCCTGCTGCCCACAGGCAGGCCAGCCCCGTGCCAACCCAGCTAGGCTTCCAGCAGGGAGGAGTGATCTTTGTCAAGCCCTTGTCCCCCATGCCCCTCCAGCACCCTTCGCCCGGGCAACCCCTGGCACTCCTCAGTTTACAGCAG CCTCTTATGGCCACACCCAAAGGGACCCAGCCCATCCAGCAGAGCTTCTTCCACACCCCGGGCTCTACGCTCTCCCCGCTGGCTACCGTGGTGTCCGCCGCCAGCCAAGCCACCTGCAAGACAGTTTACATCCCTCAGAGGAAACTTGAAATCAGCACTGAAGACACCTTGAGACAAGAGCCCGTGCTACTAAACGACCTGTATCAGTGA